One segment of Platichthys flesus chromosome 15, fPlaFle2.1, whole genome shotgun sequence DNA contains the following:
- the LOC133970082 gene encoding microfibril-associated glycoprotein 4-like, translating to MDVSWKVVKAEGRQQLMHRGDQKLFQVVLLLLLAPALISCHVAQYPTDCSHINENGYSHQSGPYSIYPAGENLRVEVNCQMSADKPAWTVIQTRMDGTVNFYRPWIQYKVGFGSVMGEHWLGLDNLHYLTSGIRKYELQVDMEDFEGNKASAHYGLFSVDSECTGYNLTVSGFTDKGAGDSMISHNGMKFSTFDRDQDMWPENCASNFMGGFWYNKCHHANPNGVYRWGKEKTPYAVGVSWHTWKTTYDYSVKSIVMKVRPVQ from the exons ATGGACGTTTCCTGGAAGGTGGTGAAAGCAGAGGGCAGGCAGCAACTGATGCATcgaggagaccagaag TTGTTTCaagtcgtcctcctcctcctcttggctCCAGCGTTGATCAGCTGCCATGTCGCCCAATATCCGACTGACTGCAGCCACATCAATGAAAACGGATATAGCCACCAGAGCGGCCCCTACTCAATCTACCCTGCAGGAGAGAACCTCAGAGTCGAA GTCAACTGTCAGATGAGTGCAGACAAACCAGCCTGGACA GTGATTCAGACCAGGATGGATGGAACCGTCAACTTCTACCGGCCCTGGATTCAGTACAAGGTCGGCTTCGGTTCGGTGATGGGAGAACACTGGCTCG GTCTGGACAACCTCCACTATCTTACCTCAGGAATCAGGAAGTATGAGTTACAGGTGGATATGGAGGACTTTGAGGGAAATAAAGCGTCCGCGCATTACGGGTTGTTCTCCGTCGACTCTGAGTGTACCGGATACAATTTGACTGTGTCTGGATTCACAGATAAAGGAGCag GAGACTCCATGATCTCACACAATGGCATGAAGTTCTCCACCTTTGACAGAGACCAGGACATGTGGCCTGAGAACTGTGCCTCAAACTTCATGGGAGGTTTCTGGTACAACAAATGTCACCACGCAAACCCTAATGGGGTTTATCGCTGGGGGAAGGAGAAGACTCCCTATGCTGTTGGAGTTTCATGGCACACTTGGAAAACCACCTATGACTACTCTGTGAAGTCTATTGTCATGAAGGTCCGTCCTGTGCAATAA